From the genome of Campylobacter concisus:
GCCCAACCACAGTAGGTGAGCATGATGAGCACTCGCTCATTTACCTCGCGTCTAAAAATCAGCTCATATAAGTTAAAAAGTATGTGGCCACCATCAAGTGCAGGGATTGGGAATAAATTTAAAACGCCTAAATTTACTGAGATTAAAGCAACAATCGTCAAAAGTACGCCAAGACTTATTTTTGCGGCTTTTGAAGTGACATCAGCTATCTGTACGATGCCGCCAACTTCTTTTAATGGCACCGCTCCGCTTACTAGTTTGGTAAAGCTTTTAAAGATTAGTTTTGATGCCTCGATCGTCTCACTAAAGGCAAAATCTATGCCCGCAAGACCAGTGTGGTAAATTTTTATCACTTCTCCATTTGGAGAGATCCCGATCAATGGGCGTTGCACCTTTTCATTAAATAGATTTATCGTCTCGCCTATCTTTGGTGTTAAATTTATAGTCATTTGCGAGCCGTTGCGATCTATCAAAATGGTGCTTGGCTCAAGCTTTACATTTTTACTGATCTCATCCCACTCGTTTATCTTTACGCCATTTATTGCTAAAATTTTATCATTTTTAGCTAGTCCAGCGCTCGCAGCTGCCGAGCCTTCAGCTATGTGGCCGATACTTGGTGCAAGTCTTTCAACTCCGATAAATCCAAGCAATATATATATAAAAAACGCCAAGATAAAGTTAAAAAATGGCCCTACAAAGAGGATGTAAATTCGCTTTATAGGACTTAGCACGTTGTAGCTGTCCGCGTCGTAGTTTTTAGCTTTTGGGTCGGTATCGTCTTGACCTTTTAGCTGTACGTATCCACCAAGTGGGATCGCGCTTAGGCAGTAGTCGGTGCCGCCAACATTTTTGGTGTAAATTTTCTCCCCAAAGCCGATACTAAAGGTATTTACCTTTACGCCAAGCGTTCTTGCTGCCAAAAAGTGGCCAAGCTCGTGAAAAAATATGAGAAAACTAATGGCTAAAACGGTCACTAAAAAATAAAATGAATACGCATAAAGCCCAAGACAAAGTAGGGCTAGCGTGAAGAAAATACCTTTCAAAACTTACCTTTTTTTGAAAAATTGATGAGATTTTAGCCAAAATTTATAAATTTACTCTCAAACGGCGTTTAGCTAAAAATTTCTTTTAGCTAGGAGAAATTTTTAACTTAATTTTACTTATTTAGAAAATGAAGATTTGATTATTTTATATAAAATTTTGCAAGTAAAAACTTTAGGTCTTACGAACGAAAAAAATTTAGCTCTTTTTCATCGCCTTTACATAGGCAAAGATATATTCAAACCCAGAATAAAGCGTGAGCGCAACAGCGATCCAGAGTAAAAGTTCGCCACCAGGCCAGCTCATCAGTAAAAATCCAACCGCAAACATCTGCGAGACTGTTTTTACTTTGCCAGCCATTGATGCAGCGACCTCGACACCATCACTTGCCATCACGACACGAAAACCAGTTATAAAAAACTCCCTTACCAAGATGAGATAAACAGCCCAAGCGCTCGCTCTACCAAGCATCATAAGGCCTAAAAATGCAGCCAAGATCAGCATCTTATCAGCTAGTGGGTCAAGGATAGCGCCAAGTTTGGTCTTTTGATCCCAACTTCTGGCGATGTAGCCGTCAAAAAAGTCAGTCACCGAGGCGATCACAAAAATAAGAGCTGCGAAGTAGTTTATCCAGCTTATGTGAATTTGCGTAAAAATTCCTGGCGCATTTACAAGCATAAAAAACATAAGTGGAGCCAGTAGTATCCTAAAAAATGCCAATGCGTTTGGTAAATTTAAACTCACAAATATGCCTTTATGCTTAAAATTTCAATCTTCTCATTTAAAGGTCGTGCCACCATCTATTATAAATGTATGTCCAGTCACCCAGCTAGCCTTAGATGAGCACAAAAATAGACATGCTCCGGCTAGATCAGCAGGCTGTCCCATGCGGTTTAGCGGGCTAAGCTTTGCTGTCATATCGCGCACCTCTTCGTAGTTGGTAAAGGCTCTTAGTGCATCTGTCTCGATAGGGCCGCCACTTACGACGTTTACACGGATATTTTTCTCGCCAAGCTCGGTCGCAGCGTATCTTGCCATGGCTTCAACGGCTGCTTTTGCTGTACCGTGACCTGCGTAGTTTTCGATATATACTAAATTTCCAGTCGATGATAGGCTGATGATGCTACCACCACCCACTTTTTCCATGCGTTTTGCAGCTTCTTGAGTGCCTACAACAAAGGCATTTACTGTTGCTGTAAAGATATTGTTTATGCCTCTTGGTTTTAGCTTCATAAATTTAGTGTATCCGCCAGCTACTGCACGACCTGAGATGATAGCATTTGAGATGAAAAAATCAATCCTGTCAAAATCCTCGTCTATCTTTAAAAATAGCTCTTTATAAGTCTCTGGCTCGAGGATATTTAGTGCATATGCTCTTGCTTTTATCTTGTAAGTAGTCTCAAGCTCTTTTGCTTGTTCTTTTGCAAGCTCTTCGTTTGAGTTGTAGGTAAATGCTATATTTACACCAGCTTTTGCAAATTCTTCAACTATAGCTCTACCGATACCTCTAGTACCGCCGCTGATGACTAGTGTTTTACCTTTAAATTCGTTTAGTGTGTCCTTCATTAAAAACCCTTTATTTCGTAATTTTTTATTACTTCTTCTATCTTTTTAAAATTTTCTTTACTTGGTTTGCAAAGTGGCAAGCGGTACTCCAAAGAGTCGATGAGCCCAGCTAGATACATCGCCGCTTTGATCGGTATCGGATTGCTTTCGCAAAAGAGCGTTTTATTTATAGTATATAGATTATCGTTTATTAGTTTTGCTTTTTTGTACTCTTCGTTCATTGCAAGGTGTGTAAGCTCTGAAATTTGATCTGGTAAGAGGTTTGCAGTAACCGAGATAACGCCTTTACCGCCATTTGATATGATAGGATAGTTGATCGCATCTTCGCCGCTAATGACTACTAAATTTGGCTCGTGAGCTAGCAGATCTACGCATCTATCTATACTACCTGTAGCCTCCTTGATGCCGTAGATATTTTTACACTCTTTAAAAAGCCTAAAAACGGTTGCTGGCAAGATATCCACGCCAACTCTGCCAGGAACATTGTAAAGAAGCACAGGGATTTCAATGCTATTTGCGATAGCTTTGTAGTGCTCGTAAAGCCCTTCCTGTGTTGGTTTGTTGTAATAAGGCGCAACTGAAAGGATACCATCAGCGCCATGGGCTTGAGCAAATTTAGCAATACCAATAGCTTCGTGAGTGGCGTTACTACCAGCTCCAGCTAGTACTTTTACATTTGTGCCTTTACATGCATCTACGGCTATTTCGATACAAATTCTATGCTCATCATGCGTTAGTGTTGCACTCTCGCCGGTAGTTCCAACTGGCACAACAACATCTATGCCGTGTTTTATCTGTCTTTTTATTAGTTTTTCAAAACTGACTTCATCCACTTTTTGATTTTTAAATGGCGTAATGAGTGCGGTCATCGCACCTTGAAGCGAATTTTCCACGTTTATTCCTTTTTTAAAATTATTGTTGTGCTGGTTTTTTCATTAAAATATCTATTTGCTATCTCTTTTAAAAGCTTGGCATCTATCTTATCGATATTTTTTTCAAGCTCATAAAGTGGCTTTATGTCGCCTCTAGCAAGATATGAGCCATATAAATTTGCGACCTTGCTTGCACTCTCAAATGAGTAAATAAAATCAGTTTTTATCAAATTTTTAACTCTTAAAACATCATCTTTGTCGATTGGTTTATTTTTTAAATCATCTATGATCTTTAAAATTTCAGCCTCAACCACACTTGCTTCGACATCTGGATTGCAAACTGCTAAAAATATAAATAAATTTTCATCAACGCAGCTCATATTATAAGCATAAATTTGATTTACAAGCATGAGCTCATCGATTAGACGTTGCTGTAAAATCGAGCTTTTGCCAGTAGCTAGATATTCACTGATCGCATTTAGTCCCACTTGATCAGCATGCCTAAAGTCTGGGATCTTATAAGCGATAGCTAGCATTTGCGTTTGGCTATCTTTATAGATGATAGCCCTTCTAGCGCCGTCTTGCTCAGGCTCTTTGCAGTGTAGTTTTGGGATGGCTCTTTTGTTTTTTATGCCACTAAAATTTTTCTTAGCTAGCTTAAATGCCTCATCCTTGCCGATGTCGCCACTTATCATCAAAATCGCATTTTTGGGCTGATAATACGTAGCGTGAAATTCTTTTATGTCGGAGATATTCCAGTTTTCGATATCTTTTATAAAGCCTATCGGTGTCCAGTGATATGGATGATAGATAAATGCGTGGTTGTAGAGCCTAAAGTAGAGGTATCCCATAGGGTTGTTGTCTGTTCGCCACCTGCGCTCTTCATGCACCACGTCTCGCTCTGGCTGAAATTCTTTATCTTTTAGGCTTAAATTTTTCATAAGCTCGGCAAAAAGCCCAAGCGTTTTGTCTAAATTTTCATTTGAGGCTTTTATGAAGTAGTGAGTGTAGTCAAAGCCTGTACTTGCGTTATTTACGCCACCAAAGCCCTTTACTATCTCGTCAAATTCGCCAGCACGTAAATTTTTGGTTGATTTGAAATTTAGATGCTCTAGCATGTGAGCGATGCCGCTTTTGCCCATCACTTCGTTTCTTGAGCCAACTTTGTAAAATACATCGACACTTATCACTTTTGAGCCAGGATTTACTGGTACATGATAAATTTCTAGTCCGTTTTCTAGTTTTGTTTTATTAAATTTTATCAATCTTTTGCCTTTTATTTTTTAACATTAATACCGACCGCTTCACTAATAGAGGCAAAGCCATCTCTTTTTAAAAGTTCTAAAATTTCTAAATTTATATCTCTTGCGATCATCGGCCCTTTAAAGATAAAGCTTGTAAAAATTTGCACTAAATTTGCTCCCATTTTTATGCGTTCATATGCTTCTGCACCGCTATCTATGCCGCCACATGCGATAAGCGTCGTCTTGCCATAAAGTTCGTCTGCCACGGCTTTAAAGATCTCTTTTGACTTTTTAGTGATCACCTTGCCGCTTAGTCCGCCAAAATCCTTTAAATTTGACGAGTGAGAGAGCGAGTAATCAACGCTTGTATTTGAAACAAGCACGCCGCTAGCGCCGTTTTCTACCGCGCAGCTACAAAGCTTGATCGCATCTTCGTGGCTCATATCAGGAGCGATTTTAAAGATGATCGGCCTTTTAGTAAGTGGCAAAATGACACTAAAAAGCTCTTTTATAAAATTTTTATCTTGCAAGGCTCTTAAATTTGGCGTGTTTGGCGATGAGACGTTTATGACAAAGGTGTCGCAAATTTCACTAAATTCTCTTACTAAAATTTCATAGTCTTTTATTGCGTCTTCGTTTGGTGTAACCTTGTTTTTACCGATGTTTGCCCAGATAGGTAAAGTATAAGGATAAAGTTTTTTGACTCTATTTTTAATAGCCTCGCAACCATCGTTGTTAAAGCCCATCGCATTTTGGATGCTCTCTTCGTCTATAAGCCTAAAAAGTCTTGGTTTGTCGTTGCCAGGTTGAGGTTTTGGAGTAAATGTGCCAAATTCTAAATACCCAAAGCCAAGAGCCGTGAGTGATTCAAACATTGTGGCATTTTTATCAAAGCCCCCAGCTATGCCAACTGGGTTGTGATAAGTGCTTGAAAATAAATTTTGTTTTAGTGCATTGTCATCGACCACGCACTTATTTGCTACAAAGCTTAAAGATCCTGGAAAAATTTTATTTGCTCCGACCATTGCAAATTCTGCGATTTTATGGGCGGTTTCAGGATCAAATTTAAAAAATATAGATTTTAAAGTATCGTAGTTTAAGCTCATTTTAACCTCTTTAAAATGCCTAAAAATTTACGCAAATCTTAGCAAAAATCGCCTTAAACTAAGGCTTTGCCTTTAAGTTTTGCATAAATTTCATTTCTCTTGCTAAGTTCTTCATCGCTTCCAATATCAACTATCTTTCCACCACTTAAAACTGCGATCTTATCAGCACTCTCAACCGTGCTTAAGCGGTGAGCGATGACAAAGATGATCTTTTTGTTTCTTAGGTTGTTTATAGCCTTTGTGATCTCTTTTTCACTCTCGTTATCAAGCGCTGAAGTGGCTTCGTCAAAGATAAGAATTTGTGGGTTTTGATAAAGAGCCCTTGCTATTGCTATACGCTGTCTTTGACCGCCTGAAAGGTTTGTGCCAAATTCATTTAAGATAGTGTTTATGCCGTTATCTAGTTTACTTACAAATTCATAAGCATTTGCCATTTTTAGTGCATTTATCACGGCTTCTTCGTTAAATTCTCTACCGTAAGCCACGTTTTTAGCGATTGTATCGTTAAAGATATAGACACGCTGGGTTACAAGTCCGATATTTTGGCGAAGTGAGTGGATTTTGATATCTTTTAAATTTGTCTCATTTATTAAAATTTCTCCGCTATTTACGTCGTAAAATCTCATAAGTAGATTCATGAGCGAGGTTTTTCCGCCACCGCTTGAACCAACCAGGGCTATAAATTCTGACTTACGAGCCTCCAAATTTATACCTTTTAAGACCTCTTTGTCGCCGTAGTTTAGGCAGACATCATTAAATTTAATCAAATTTATCTCTTCACTTAACTCTTTTTCGCCATCTTTTATCTCGCTTACCTTATCCATTAAGAAGAAGGTTCTCTCACTTGCGGCGATGGCGTCTTGCATTTTGTTGTATATATTTACGATGCGTTTTAGTGGAGTGTAGAGCATAAAAAGTGCAGTTAAAAATGAAAAGAAAGCACCCATGTTTATATTTCCGTCAATGACGTCTTTGCCGCCTATTATGATGACAGCAGCTACTCCGATCGAGCCAATTGTTTCCATTAGTGGGCTTACTAGTTGCTCGATTTTTACTGTTTTAAGGTTTAATTTGAAAAATTTGTTATTTTCTTCAATAAAACGTGAATGCTCGTATTTTTGGGCGTTATTTGCCTTGATGATCTCGATATTTGTAAAAATTTCACTAAGTGCAGAGGTGATATCAGATGTCTTTTCTTGTGATTTTTTTGAGATTTTTTTCATCTTTTTAGCAAGGCGCGAGATCGGATAAATCGCTATTGGCATAACAACAAGTGCAAAAAAGGCTAATTTAGGGCTTTGATATATGACTACACAAAGCAGACCTATGATAGTTACAAGCTCTCTAATAAGCTCAGGTATGATGCTTGAAACAATAGATCTTATGCGCTCTATGTCGTTCGTGGTTCTGCTTATTAGCTCGCCTGTTCTAAAATCATTAAAAAATTTCATGTCCAAATTTAGTAAATTTTCAACCATCTTTTCACGAAATCTTCTAATCGTATCTTGCCCAATATATGCCGTAAAATAAGCCTGCATAAATGTGCCTATATTTTTTAACACATAAATGGCAATAATCGCACATGGCAGCATATAAAGCAGTATTTCATTTCTTTCAACGAAAATTTTATTTAATACTGGCTCCACCAGATACGCACTGACCGCTGTTCCGCCACTTGCAAGCCCCATGCCGATGAAGGCTAGGATAAAGTGTGGGATGTAGTCTTTAAAATATGGGCCAAAGCGTTTTAGAACATCTTTTAAGCCAAAGTTAGTCATTATTTTTCTCCCAAACTGCGCCATTTGGTGTATCCATGATAGAGATGTTCATCTTTTCTAGCTCGTCTCTTATCTCATCAGCTCTTGCAAAATTTCTCTCTTTTTTAGCTATCGTCCGCTCATCAAGAAGCCTTTTTATCTGTTCCTTTTGCTCGTTGCTTACACCAAATTGAAAATACTCCACATAGTTTGTGCTAGCAATGCCTAAAATTTCACTTATAAGCTCCAAATTTGCCACTACTTCGGCCTTGTAGGCTTTATCTTTTGGGCTATTATCAAGCCTTTCGTTTGCTGTTTTTACAAACTCATCAACACTTGCAAGCGCTTTTGAAGCGTTTAGATCATCACTTAGTGCCTCAAGTAGCTCATTTTTAAAGCTCTCGTTTATAGCGCCAGCTTGCACGCCATCAACCCTTTTTTTAAGGCGATAAATTTTATCTAGCCTCTTTTTTGAAGCCACTAAGTCTTCATCTGAATAATTAAAATGCGCCCTGTAATGGCTCGTAAGCAAGTAATATCTAAGTACTTCACCATGAACGTTTTTTAGGGCGTCTTTTACGAAAAAGCTGTTATTTAGGCTCTTACTCATCTTTTCGTTATTTACTTTTATGAAGCCGTTATGCATCCAGTATTTGCTCAAATTTTTATGATAGGCGCATCTGCACTGGCTTGCCTCATTTTCATGGTGCGGAAAGAGTAGGTCGATGCCACCAGCGTGGATATCGATCTCAAATTTATCATTTTCTTTGTTGCTTAAAAACTCCCTTATCATCGCCACACATTCGGTGTGCCAGCCAGGACGACCCTTGCCAAATGGGCTCTCATACCATTTCTCGTCAAATTTCCAAAGCACGAAGTCTTTTTCATCTCTTTTCTCGCCAAAACTAGCCACTCGTGCGATTAGATCGGTATTATTATCCTTTCCGCTAATGCTAAAATATCCACTATCCTTGCTCGTATCAAAGTAAATTCCATCACTCGTTTTATACGCCACACCTCTATCCATAAGCACCTTGATGTAGCTAATGATCGCATCCAAGCACTGCGTAGCCTTTGGCTTAAAGTCTGGATCAAGCACGTTTAAAGCGCCCATGTCGCTCTCGTAGTGCGCTATATATTTGTTTGTGATCTCCTCTAGGCTTTGACCAGTCTGCGCCATTTTATTTAAAATTTTATCGTCGATGTCGGTGTAGTTTCTTGCAAATTTGACCTTGTAACCAAGCGCTTTTAAGACCCTTCTTAAAAGATCAAAGCTAACGGCTGACTTTGCATGCCCCAAATGTGCGTCGTCATAGACCGTTGGACCGCATAGGTAGATGCTAACTTCACCTTCTTTTATTGGGCTAAACTCAACCTTTTCTCTTTTAGAAGTATCAAAAATTCGCATTAAATATATCCTTTAAAAATGTTAAACCAAAATAGAGCAAAACCGCCAAAATAGCGATGGCGGCTATAAATTTAGGCTCGATTATAGCTAAAAATCGCTTAGCTCCAAAGGCTCTTATATATAAAATAAGCTGTAAAAATCCCCCAAGTGAGCTTGCAAATGCAAGGCCAGCAGCTCCAAATTTCTGCATCAAAATGACTGCTAGGATCAAATTTATCACAAGGCAGATGATGGAAATTTTAGCTGCCTCTTTTTGCTTCATATTTGCGTAAAGCCAAAGTGAGAAAATTTTAGCCAGACCAAATGGCGTAAGCCCCACCAAATAGGCACTTAGCACCTTAGCGCATTCAATGGTGTTTGCCCTTACGAAATTTCCTCTCTCAAACAAGAGCCAAATGATAAATTCGCTTAGCACGACACCTGTGATAGTGGCGGCTAGTAGGGCGCAAAGAAGCAGATAAAAGCTCTTTTTCGTCCAAACTAGGGCGTTTACTTCATCTTTTTGCTTTAAAAGTCTAGTGATCTTTGGAAAAAGCGCCTGGGAGAGCGCGATCGCAAAGATGGCAAGCGGAAGCTGAAAAATTCTATTTGCATAAAAAAGGTAGCTTATCGAGCCACTTACTAAAAAGCTAGCCAGCCAAGTGTCCATAAATGCGCTTATCTGCATCGAACTTGATCCAAGTAAGCCGTGGTAGAAATTTATGAAAAAGCCTTTGCTACTAGCTTTTTTGCCTTTAAAATATCCGCTTAGACCGCCCCAGAAAATTTTATTTAAGGCGTTAAATTTCATAGCGATTAGATGCACCAAAACCTGCAAAATGCCGCCTGCAACGACGCCAAAGCTAAGATAAAGTGCGACCACGCTCTCGCTCTTGCCACGAGCCAAAAGTAGCGATGCGATCATGGCTAAATTTAGTAGCGCAGTTGAAAACGCAGTCGTTGCAAAGTGCCCTTTATACTGAAGCAGTGCACCCATGAAAGTGACGATATAAACAAGGGCTAGATAGTAGAAATTTATACGCACAAGCGGCACTGCATCCATGATATTTTGCTCGCTTAAACCGCTTGCGATGATCTTTATAAAGTAGGGCGTAAATAAATTTACAAGAAGCGTCAAAACGCCTATAAAAAGTAGAAATTTGATGAAAATTTCAGCCTGAAAGATCGCTTTTTTCTTGCTATTTGCAAAATTTGGCAAAAATGCCTGCGTAAAGGCGCCTTCGCCAAAGATGCGGCGAAATAAATTTGGTATCTTAAATGCTATAAAAAAAAGATCGCTAAATATGCCAGCTCCAAGGATAGAAGCTGTTAAAAGGTCTCTTATAAGTCCAAGAATTCTTGAAACCATAATGCCAACTGAGTTTGAAAAAAAACCTTTTATAAACATCGCTCACCTAAATTAAATTTGAAAACGCAATAGTAACAAAAGATGCTTTAAAGCTTACATAACCCAAATTTAATAAAATTTTGGCGATAATAAGAGCCAAATTTTATGTGAAATGGATCAATTTTGAGCGAGAACGTGCAAGAAAACGAGAGATTTTTACCGCCAACGCAAATTCAAACTTCA
Proteins encoded in this window:
- the rseP gene encoding RIP metalloprotease RseP, encoding MKGIFFTLALLCLGLYAYSFYFLVTVLAISFLIFFHELGHFLAARTLGVKVNTFSIGFGEKIYTKNVGGTDYCLSAIPLGGYVQLKGQDDTDPKAKNYDADSYNVLSPIKRIYILFVGPFFNFILAFFIYILLGFIGVERLAPSIGHIAEGSAAASAGLAKNDKILAINGVKINEWDEISKNVKLEPSTILIDRNGSQMTINLTPKIGETINLFNEKVQRPLIGISPNGEVIKIYHTGLAGIDFAFSETIEASKLIFKSFTKLVSGAVPLKEVGGIVQIADVTSKAAKISLGVLLTIVALISVNLGVLNLFPIPALDGGHILFNLYELIFRREVNERVLIMLTYCGWALLLGIMVLATFNDIMRLSGGL
- the pgsA gene encoding CDP-diacylglycerol--glycerol-3-phosphate 3-phosphatidyltransferase, producing MSLNLPNALAFFRILLAPLMFFMLVNAPGIFTQIHISWINYFAALIFVIASVTDFFDGYIARSWDQKTKLGAILDPLADKMLILAAFLGLMMLGRASAWAVYLILVREFFITGFRVVMASDGVEVAASMAGKVKTVSQMFAVGFLLMSWPGGELLLWIAVALTLYSGFEYIFAYVKAMKKS
- a CDS encoding enoyl-ACP reductase, with amino-acid sequence MKDTLNEFKGKTLVISGGTRGIGRAIVEEFAKAGVNIAFTYNSNEELAKEQAKELETTYKIKARAYALNILEPETYKELFLKIDEDFDRIDFFISNAIISGRAVAGGYTKFMKLKPRGINNIFTATVNAFVVGTQEAAKRMEKVGGGSIISLSSTGNLVYIENYAGHGTAKAAVEAMARYAATELGEKNIRVNVVSGGPIETDALRAFTNYEEVRDMTAKLSPLNRMGQPADLAGACLFLCSSKASWVTGHTFIIDGGTTFK
- the dapA gene encoding 4-hydroxy-tetrahydrodipicolinate synthase; this encodes MTALITPFKNQKVDEVSFEKLIKRQIKHGIDVVVPVGTTGESATLTHDEHRICIEIAVDACKGTNVKVLAGAGSNATHEAIGIAKFAQAHGADGILSVAPYYNKPTQEGLYEHYKAIANSIEIPVLLYNVPGRVGVDILPATVFRLFKECKNIYGIKEATGSIDRCVDLLAHEPNLVVISGEDAINYPIISNGGKGVISVTANLLPDQISELTHLAMNEEYKKAKLINDNLYTINKTLFCESNPIPIKAAMYLAGLIDSLEYRLPLCKPSKENFKKIEEVIKNYEIKGF
- a CDS encoding M16 family metallopeptidase — encoded protein: MIKFNKTKLENGLEIYHVPVNPGSKVISVDVFYKVGSRNEVMGKSGIAHMLEHLNFKSTKNLRAGEFDEIVKGFGGVNNASTGFDYTHYFIKASNENLDKTLGLFAELMKNLSLKDKEFQPERDVVHEERRWRTDNNPMGYLYFRLYNHAFIYHPYHWTPIGFIKDIENWNISDIKEFHATYYQPKNAILMISGDIGKDEAFKLAKKNFSGIKNKRAIPKLHCKEPEQDGARRAIIYKDSQTQMLAIAYKIPDFRHADQVGLNAISEYLATGKSSILQQRLIDELMLVNQIYAYNMSCVDENLFIFLAVCNPDVEASVVEAEILKIIDDLKNKPIDKDDVLRVKNLIKTDFIYSFESASKVANLYGSYLARGDIKPLYELEKNIDKIDAKLLKEIANRYFNEKTSTTIILKKE
- a CDS encoding quinone-dependent dihydroorotate dehydrogenase, producing the protein MSLNYDTLKSIFFKFDPETAHKIAEFAMVGANKIFPGSLSFVANKCVVDDNALKQNLFSSTYHNPVGIAGGFDKNATMFESLTALGFGYLEFGTFTPKPQPGNDKPRLFRLIDEESIQNAMGFNNDGCEAIKNRVKKLYPYTLPIWANIGKNKVTPNEDAIKDYEILVREFSEICDTFVINVSSPNTPNLRALQDKNFIKELFSVILPLTKRPIIFKIAPDMSHEDAIKLCSCAVENGASGVLVSNTSVDYSLSHSSNLKDFGGLSGKVITKKSKEIFKAVADELYGKTTLIACGGIDSGAEAYERIKMGANLVQIFTSFIFKGPMIARDINLEILELLKRDGFASISEAVGINVKK
- a CDS encoding ABC transporter ATP-binding protein, with the translated sequence MTNFGLKDVLKRFGPYFKDYIPHFILAFIGMGLASGGTAVSAYLVEPVLNKIFVERNEILLYMLPCAIIAIYVLKNIGTFMQAYFTAYIGQDTIRRFREKMVENLLNLDMKFFNDFRTGELISRTTNDIERIRSIVSSIIPELIRELVTIIGLLCVVIYQSPKLAFFALVVMPIAIYPISRLAKKMKKISKKSQEKTSDITSALSEIFTNIEIIKANNAQKYEHSRFIEENNKFFKLNLKTVKIEQLVSPLMETIGSIGVAAVIIIGGKDVIDGNINMGAFFSFLTALFMLYTPLKRIVNIYNKMQDAIAASERTFFLMDKVSEIKDGEKELSEEINLIKFNDVCLNYGDKEVLKGINLEARKSEFIALVGSSGGGKTSLMNLLMRFYDVNSGEILINETNLKDIKIHSLRQNIGLVTQRVYIFNDTIAKNVAYGREFNEEAVINALKMANAYEFVSKLDNGINTILNEFGTNLSGGQRQRIAIARALYQNPQILIFDEATSALDNESEKEITKAINNLRNKKIIFVIAHRLSTVESADKIAVLSGGKIVDIGSDEELSKRNEIYAKLKGKALV
- the cysS gene encoding cysteine--tRNA ligase, producing the protein MRIFDTSKREKVEFSPIKEGEVSIYLCGPTVYDDAHLGHAKSAVSFDLLRRVLKALGYKVKFARNYTDIDDKILNKMAQTGQSLEEITNKYIAHYESDMGALNVLDPDFKPKATQCLDAIISYIKVLMDRGVAYKTSDGIYFDTSKDSGYFSISGKDNNTDLIARVASFGEKRDEKDFVLWKFDEKWYESPFGKGRPGWHTECVAMIREFLSNKENDKFEIDIHAGGIDLLFPHHENEASQCRCAYHKNLSKYWMHNGFIKVNNEKMSKSLNNSFFVKDALKNVHGEVLRYYLLTSHYRAHFNYSDEDLVASKKRLDKIYRLKKRVDGVQAGAINESFKNELLEALSDDLNASKALASVDEFVKTANERLDNSPKDKAYKAEVVANLELISEILGIASTNYVEYFQFGVSNEQKEQIKRLLDERTIAKKERNFARADEIRDELEKMNISIMDTPNGAVWEKNND
- the murJ gene encoding murein biosynthesis integral membrane protein MurJ, with the translated sequence MFIKGFFSNSVGIMVSRILGLIRDLLTASILGAGIFSDLFFIAFKIPNLFRRIFGEGAFTQAFLPNFANSKKKAIFQAEIFIKFLLFIGVLTLLVNLFTPYFIKIIASGLSEQNIMDAVPLVRINFYYLALVYIVTFMGALLQYKGHFATTAFSTALLNLAMIASLLLARGKSESVVALYLSFGVVAGGILQVLVHLIAMKFNALNKIFWGGLSGYFKGKKASSKGFFINFYHGLLGSSSMQISAFMDTWLASFLVSGSISYLFYANRIFQLPLAIFAIALSQALFPKITRLLKQKDEVNALVWTKKSFYLLLCALLAATITGVVLSEFIIWLLFERGNFVRANTIECAKVLSAYLVGLTPFGLAKIFSLWLYANMKQKEAAKISIICLVINLILAVILMQKFGAAGLAFASSLGGFLQLILYIRAFGAKRFLAIIEPKFIAAIAILAVLLYFGLTFLKDIFNANF